The DNA region TCTGAATGACCCCAGCATGGGCGACTCCATCCAGTGGACGGACAGCGGCAGCGGCACCTTCCACTTCATCTCCAAGAACAAGGAGAAGCTGGCTGAGTGCTGGGGCCAGCGCAAGGGCAACCGCAAGACCATGACTTATCAGAAGATGGCACGAGCCCTGAGAAACTACAGCCGCACCGGTGAGATCATCAAAGTGCGCCGCAAACTCACCTACCAGTTCAACCCAGACATCCTGAACAGGCTCGGCTCTGCGCAGGCGTCCCTGCAGCTGCCCTGCCACCCTGCACAGGAGGAGGTCCACACCCAGCAGCGAAACCAGGCTGAACAGAACTACTTCAGCTCCGCAGCGGCGGACTGGCAGAGCTGGTACGGACACTACCAGCGGCAGGAGGACTACGACCTGGCCTCCAGCTTCACCTCACACAGCACAACCAAACTCTGAGCCGGAGGATGGGAAGAAATgcttttaaagtttgaaaaggTTCTCACAGACTTCAGTTTTTCTACTCTCAAACTGTCTGTGTCCATATTTAGTCCCCGCACGTTATTACATGTTATAGTGGGACTATTTACATCATGAAGTGTTCACATGACTTCAGTCAAAAGTGTTTAAATACTCTTTTGTTTCGGCATTTTGTGTTCCATATGGAGGAGtattactgtaaattaatttgcaaatacTTAAAATATGAGTCAGGAAATTCTATAAGtgaatctttctttttttcttttctttctttatctgttttcttccccagatttaaattcaaaactGCATCACTCACAAATGACACGATTCTGATCAGTTTAATTAGGCGTCTTTAGGAGACGACacacattgtatttttcttg from Xiphias gladius isolate SHS-SW01 ecotype Sanya breed wild chromosome 2, ASM1685928v1, whole genome shotgun sequence includes:
- the spic gene encoding transcription factor Spi-C; this encodes MASTEGNTQTYKMMSLDNDINQHFQDAIDVIQQHSSNSYYDAECMHYETLGTQHPSLQCQIACCLITHPADVPAPLYDWNDMAQQSWPQVIPDVPLGHSVPNDSPQFYSILPPQRNSKGRKKLRLYEYLHEALNDPSMGDSIQWTDSGSGTFHFISKNKEKLAECWGQRKGNRKTMTYQKMARALRNYSRTGEIIKVRRKLTYQFNPDILNRLGSAQASLQLPCHPAQEEVHTQQRNQAEQNYFSSAAADWQSWYGHYQRQEDYDLASSFTSHSTTKL